In Chanodichthys erythropterus isolate Z2021 chromosome 11, ASM2448905v1, whole genome shotgun sequence, a single window of DNA contains:
- the LOC137031019 gene encoding histone H2A, producing MSGRGKTGGKARAKAKTRSSRAGLQFPVGRVHRLLRKGNYAERVGAGAPVYLAAVLEYLTAEILELAGNAARDNKKTRIIPRHLQLAVRNDEELNKLLGGVTIAQGGVLPNIQAVLLPKKTEKPAKSK from the coding sequence ATGAGCGGCAGAGGCAAAACCGGCGGCAAAGCGAGAGCGAAAGCCAAGACTCGCTCCTCCAGGGCAGGACTGCAGTTCCCCGTCGGTCGTGTTCACAGGCTTCTCCGCAAAGGCAACTACGCAGAGCGCGTCGGTGCCGGTGCTCCTGTTTATCTGGCGGCTGTGCTCGAGTATCTGACCGCTGAGATCCTGGAGTTGGCTGGAAACGCCGCTCGGGACAACAAGAAGACCCGCATCATTCCCCGTCACCTGCAGCTGGCGGTGCGCAATGACGAGGAGCTGAACAAACTTCTGGGCGGAGTGACCATCGCTCAGGGCGGCGTGCTGCCCAACATCCAGGCCGTGCTGCTGCCCAAGAAGACCGAGAAGCCCGCCAAATCCAAATAA
- the LOC137031017 gene encoding histone H1-like, translated as MAETAPAPAAAAPAKAPKKKSAAKAKKAGPGVGELIIKTVSASKERSGVSLAALKKALAASGYDVEKNNSRVKIAIKGLVTKGTLVQVKGTGVSGSFKLNKQQAETKKKPAKKAAPKAKKPAAKKPAAAKKPKSAAAKKPAAKKSPKKAKKPAATAAKKATKSPKKAKKPAAAKKAAKSPKKAKAAKPKAAKPKAAKPKKAAPKKK; from the coding sequence ATGGCAGAAACCGCCCCAGCCCCGGCTGCTGCCGCCCCGGCCAAAGCGCCCAAGAAGAAGTCCGCTGCGAAAGCCAAGAAAGCAGGTCCAGGCGTCGGTGAGCTCATCATCAAAACCGTGAGCGCGTCCAAGGAGAGGAGCGGCGTGTCCCTCGCCGCCCTGAAGAAAGCTCTCGCTGCCAGCGGCTACGACGTGGAGAAGAACAACTCCCGCGTCAAGATCGCCATCAAGGGCCTGGTGACTAAAGGCACCCTGGTGCAGGTCAAAGGGACCGGCGTCTCGGGCTCATTCAAGCTCAACAAGCAGCAAGCCGAGACCAAGAAGAAGCCGGCCAAGAAAGCGGCTCCTAAAGCCAAGAAGCCCGCGGCAAAGAAACCCGCTGCGGCCAAGAAGCCCAAGAGCGCCGCGGCAAAGAAGCCCGCCGCGAAGAAATCGCCCAAGAAGGCCAAGAAACCCGCCGCCACAGCCGCTAAGAAGGCCACGAAGAGCCCCAAGAAGGCGAAGAAGCCAGCAGCCGCTAAGAAAGCAGCCAAGAGCCCCAAAAAGGCCAAGGCGGCTAAACCTAAGGCGGCAAAGCCTAAAGCCGCCAAGCCTAAAAAGGCAGCTCCCAAAAAGAAGTAA